GCAGTCAGAAAGGAACAATCAGTATGAAAAATTAATAGTAAGTCTACGTGTAAGTTTAATATGAGTCATTATACAGTTTAGCATTTCTAATGCAAGCGACAAAAAAATAACAGGAAGGGAGATTTATTAATTACCCGGCTAAACCAAAAGGAATGGATGCTTACAAGGATTTAGCAAAAAAGTTGAGACGATATTTATAACCGGCCAGCGGTATCTAATATATAGGGAACGCTTTTTGTATTTACTAAGTATTAGAAGCAATTCTCAGAAGAATTATATGGAGGATTTATGATAAAACAAAAAGGAAATAAGCAGAAAACATATATATCTATTCGATTAAATATAATGTTCCTTTGCATCTTTCTGCTATTCTCGGCTATTATTATGCAGCTAGGAAAGGTACAAATTGTTGAAGGAGAGGCTTATAAGAACCAAGTGGAAAACAGTCAAAATGAAAAAACTAGTATTCCGGTTCCACGTGGACAAATTCTAGATCGAGAAGGAAAAATGGTTGTTAATAATCAATCTCTTCGTACGATTACGTATACAAGGGTGAAGGGGATAACGAGTAAAGACATTTTAAAAACAGCAAAAGACTTGGCAATAGTACTTGAAATGCCTGAGCAAGATATAAATAAATTAACTGATATCGATAAAAAAGATTTCTGGATGCAATTGAATACAAAACGTGCGGAATCAAAGATTACTAAAAAAGACATAGGAAAGTTTAAAGAAAAGGGAATAGAGGGAAAAGAGCTAGACAAAAAGATTGAAGATTTAAGACGAAGTCGTGTGACAGAAGTGGAATTGGCAGAATTAACAGCACAAGACTTAAAGGTGTTAGCTATTAAAAGTAAAATGAGTTCAGGTTATCAACTGACACCACAAATTATTAAAAAAGATGTAACAGATCAAGAGTATGCGCGCATAAGTGAAAACCTTGCGGAGTTTCCAGGAGTAGATGCAACAGTTGATTGGGAACGGAATTATGTAAATGGTAATTTATTTCGTTCCGTGTTAGGTAATATTACAAGTAGTGAAGAAGGATTACCGAAAGAAAACTTAGATTCTTATTTGGTACGTGGATATAACCGTAATGATCGTGTAGGAAAAAGTTATATTGAACAACGATATGAAGATGTGTTACACGGCACAAAAGAAGAAGTGAAAAACATTACTGATAAATCAGGAAACATTGTTAGCGCAGAAATAATCTCTAAAGGAAAAAGTGGTAATAGTTTAACATTAACGATTGATATGGAATTACAAAAAAAAGTGGAAGAAAGTATTGAGAAAAATTTGAGAGCTTTTAAGAGTTCAGAGCCACTGTTGGACCGAGCTTTTGTCGTCATGACGAATCCAAATAATGGGCAGATTTTATCTATGGCAGGCAAAAAGATTGTAGAAAAAGAAGGGAAAATAGAGATTGAGGATTTGGCATTAGGTAACATGACAACTTCGTATGAGCTAGGGTCAGCTGTAAAAGGTGCTACTTTATTAACTGGATATGAGACAGGGGCAATACATCCAGGAGATCAATTTTATGATGCACCGATGAAATTTAAAGGTACACAAGCTAAGAAATCGTGGAACGTATCTGGTTTTGGTAATATTAACGATTTAAGAGCTTTACAAGTTTCTTCGAATGTATACATGTTCCAGACAGCTTTAAAAATTGCGGGAGTTAATTACGTACCAAATGGTTCGTTGGATATTAAACAAGAAGCATTTGATACGATGCGCTATTATTTTAAGCAATTTGGTTTAGGCGTCCCAACAGGTATTGATTTACCGAATGAAATAATTGGACAAACGAGAAAAGTAGATAGTCAACCTGGTTTTTTATTAGATTTTTCTATCGGTCAGTATGATACGTATACGCCATTGCAATTGGCACAATATATTTCAACGATTGCAAATGGTGGATATCGTATGCAGCCCCAAATTGTACAAGAAATACGAGAACAATCAATAAAAGAAGAAGAGGTTGGCAAAGTTATACGCTCTATAGAGCCTGTCGTATTAAATCGAGTTGATATGAAGAAAGAACATATTGATCGGATAAAAGAAGGCTTTAGATGGGTATTCCAAGAAGGTGATGGAACTGGAGTGAAGTATTTCAAAAATGCTCCATATAAACCAGCAGGAAAGACAGGGACAGCTCAAACTGTATATGGTGGAGATGATCCTATTGGTAGAAATGCAAAAGGAGAACGTATGGAATGTTATAACTTAACATTAGTTGGATATGCTCCATATGATAATCCAGAAGTAGCATTTTCTGTAGTAGTCCCATGGCTTCATGATGATAAAAATGGAATTAATTCTATAATTGGAAAGGAAGTTTTAGATGCATACTTTGATTTAAAACAGCAACGTATACATGGTGAAGCTGCTAGTACAGTTAGTTCGAATCAAAATTAGAACAATATGTGCACTTTTCTCAGGGAAAGAGCCCCTGTTTATATAAAAACCTTAATAAGTTAAATAAAAAGGAAGATTTAAGATAAGAGATAGCAGCTAACATAGTTGCTATCTCTTATTTTTGTTAATATCTTGGCTACTAGTTAAAAAGGTTTTAAATTTATGGAACAAACTTGTTTCCTAGTTGGTCTATTATGTGTACGTATAAAAACAGGTGTTCAAATTGGATACAGTGTATTGAAAATTTGAAAGGAATGATGATTTTGAAAAACAAGAGGATGCAAATAATAGGGATCTGTGCTGGCATATTAGGCTTAGGTCTTACAAGCTTAGGAACTTTTACAGGAGGGGCATTGCAAGTTGAAGCGAAAGAAAAGACAGGACCAGTTAAACATAATAATCATGCGACGTATAAAGAATTCTCTCAACTTGAGAAAAAATTTGATGCTCGATTAGGTGTGTATGCTATTGATACTGGTACAAATCGAACAATTTCTTATCGACCTAACGAAAGATTTGCCTATGCATCAAC
This genomic interval from Bacillus cereus contains the following:
- a CDS encoding peptidoglycan D,D-transpeptidase FtsI family protein; amino-acid sequence: MIKQKGNKQKTYISIRLNIMFLCIFLLFSAIIMQLGKVQIVEGEAYKNQVENSQNEKTSIPVPRGQILDREGKMVVNNQSLRTITYTRVKGITSKDILKTAKDLAIVLEMPEQDINKLTDIDKKDFWMQLNTKRAESKITKKDIGKFKEKGIEGKELDKKIEDLRRSRVTEVELAELTAQDLKVLAIKSKMSSGYQLTPQIIKKDVTDQEYARISENLAEFPGVDATVDWERNYVNGNLFRSVLGNITSSEEGLPKENLDSYLVRGYNRNDRVGKSYIEQRYEDVLHGTKEEVKNITDKSGNIVSAEIISKGKSGNSLTLTIDMELQKKVEESIEKNLRAFKSSEPLLDRAFVVMTNPNNGQILSMAGKKIVEKEGKIEIEDLALGNMTTSYELGSAVKGATLLTGYETGAIHPGDQFYDAPMKFKGTQAKKSWNVSGFGNINDLRALQVSSNVYMFQTALKIAGVNYVPNGSLDIKQEAFDTMRYYFKQFGLGVPTGIDLPNEIIGQTRKVDSQPGFLLDFSIGQYDTYTPLQLAQYISTIANGGYRMQPQIVQEIREQSIKEEEVGKVIRSIEPVVLNRVDMKKEHIDRIKEGFRWVFQEGDGTGVKYFKNAPYKPAGKTGTAQTVYGGDDPIGRNAKGERMECYNLTLVGYAPYDNPEVAFSVVVPWLHDDKNGINSIIGKEVLDAYFDLKQQRIHGEAASTVSSNQN